A single window of Microbaculum marinisediminis DNA harbors:
- a CDS encoding SDR family NAD(P)-dependent oxidoreductase, with protein MTDPFRLDGQVAIVTGSSKGIGKSIAETMAALGARVVISSRKQDACEAVAAEIRAAGGEAFVVPCNVSRREDVDALVARTRAHWGKIDIMVSNAAVNPHYGPLSALSDEAFDKIMDSNVKANIWFANHVLPEMAERGGGAMIIVSSIAGMRGTPVIGAYGISKAADFALARNLAVEWGPKNVRVNCIAPGLIKTDFARALWEDEEDLKPRTATTPLRRIGRPDEIGPVAAFLASGAASFITGQVIVADGGATIA; from the coding sequence ATGACCGATCCGTTCCGCCTCGACGGCCAGGTCGCAATCGTCACCGGCTCCAGCAAGGGCATCGGCAAGTCGATCGCCGAAACGATGGCCGCGCTCGGCGCCCGGGTGGTGATCTCGAGCCGAAAGCAGGACGCCTGCGAGGCGGTCGCGGCCGAGATCCGCGCGGCTGGCGGGGAGGCCTTTGTCGTACCCTGCAACGTGTCGCGCCGCGAGGATGTCGACGCGCTCGTCGCCAGGACGCGGGCGCACTGGGGCAAGATCGACATCATGGTGTCGAACGCCGCAGTTAATCCGCACTACGGTCCGCTTTCGGCGTTGAGCGACGAAGCCTTCGACAAGATCATGGACTCCAACGTCAAGGCCAACATCTGGTTCGCCAATCATGTGCTGCCCGAGATGGCGGAGCGCGGCGGCGGTGCGATGATCATCGTCTCCTCGATCGCCGGTATGCGCGGCACGCCGGTGATCGGCGCCTACGGTATTTCGAAGGCCGCAGACTTCGCGCTGGCGCGCAATCTCGCCGTCGAGTGGGGGCCGAAGAACGTGCGCGTGAACTGTATCGCGCCTGGCCTCATCAAGACCGATTTCGCCCGCGCCTTGTGGGAGGACGAGGAAGACCTCAAGCCGCGCACCGCCACGACCCCGTTGCGGCGCATCGGGCGGCCAGACGAAATCGGTCCCGTCGCCGCGTTCCTGGCATCCGGGGCGGCGAGCTTCATCACCGGACAGGTGATCGTCGCGGACGGCGGCGCAACGATCGCCTGA